A genomic region of Arachis hypogaea cultivar Tifrunner chromosome 5, arahy.Tifrunner.gnm2.J5K5, whole genome shotgun sequence contains the following coding sequences:
- the LOC112803606 gene encoding uncharacterized mitochondrial protein AtMg00810-like — protein sequence MDEEYSSLMRTHTWDLVPLPPNRTPIQCRVCDGAITYLLIYVDDIIVTDISDAQIKQVIIDLNFHFALKDIGCLHYFLGLEVVPTNDCGLLLSQTKYVHDILKKANMLGSLYRSIIGSLQYLTITRPDLAYCINCVCQFMQNPLELHWKVVKRILHYISGTDQI from the exons ATGGATGAAGAATATAGTTCTCTCATGCGTACTCACACTTGGGATCTAGTTCCCTTGCCTCCAAACCGAACTCCTATACAATGCAG GGTTTGTGATGGTGCTATTACCTATCTTCTCATTTATGTCGATGACATTATAGTTACTGATATTTCAGACGCACAGATTAAGCAAGTCATTATTGATCTCAATTTTCATTTTGCTTTGAAGGATATTGGCTGCCTTCATTACTTCCTAGGCTTGGAAGTGGTTCCTACCAATGATTGCGGCCTTCTCTTGAGCCAAACTAAGTATGTTCATGACATACTAAAGAAAGCCAACATGCTGGGTT CTCTTTATCGCTCAATAATTGGGAGCCTTCAGTATCTTACCATTACCAGGCCAGATCTCGCCTATTGCATCAACTGCGTCTGCCAATTTATGCAGAACCCTCTCGAGTTACATTGGAAGGTTGTTAAGCGCATTCTTCACTACATTAGTGGAACG GACCAAATCTGA
- the LOC112801667 gene encoding protein BIG GRAIN 1-like E has product MSITGGLIDKDIMNHHKKTFHRRNDSGELDVFEAARYFSGYNESVIGHNKNAYSYSSSSCYSSGTAAAGAGAYRTHHTNRARISLDMPMRSLLPQQFHGVVADHHLHQKPSSLKNKENKKVISKQPSSPGGRLASFLNSLFSSQSASSKKKKPSWKSTASSSSSSKSTKDNNNEDHDEFPAGGWRRRRRSSISHFGSSSSTDASDSSKSALSGFRTPPPCVHAQTPTKCSSNFKNFSLDGHDDSNKTAAASTAAITTLQNEFSLFLDEKKKRDPKTTTTTLLLSEKQRNWISELAEKEKKWLQENNNNRESMNDDEIDEGAESDSSSDLFELQNYDLGYYSSSGLPVYETTNMDSIKRAAPISNGPL; this is encoded by the coding sequence ATGTCCATAACAGGAGGACTAATAGACAAAGATATAATGAACCACCACAAGAAAACATTCCACCGGAGAAACGACTCCGGCGAGCTCGACGTGTTCGAAGCAGCAAGGTATTTCTCAGGCTACAACGAGTCTGTTATTGGCCACAACAAAAATGCATACAGTTACAGTAGTAGCAGCTGCTACTCTTCCGGAACCGCCGCCGCCGGAGCCGGCGCCTACAGAACCCACCACACTAACAGGGCAAGAATCAGCTTAGACATGCCAATGAGATCCTTGCTCCCTCAACAATTCCATGGCGTCGTGGCcgatcatcatcttcatcagaaGCCATCTTCACtcaaaaacaaagagaacaaaaaagtTATTAGTAAGCAACCTAGTTCGCCAGGTGGAAGGCTAGCAAGTTTCTTGAACTCACTCTTTAGTAGCCAGTCAGCatcatcaaagaagaagaaaccatcgTGGAAATCCacggcttcttcttcttcatcatcaaaaTCCACGAAAGATAACAACAACGAAGATCATGATGAGTTCCCTGCTggtggttggagaagaagaagaagaagcagtattAGCCACTTCGGAAGCTCATCAAGCACTGACGCTTCGGACTCTTCGAAATCCGCGTTGTCAGGCTTCCGAACCCCTCCTCCTTGTGTTCATGCTCAAACCCCAACAAAGTGTTCTTCCAATTTCAAAAACTTCTCATTGGACGGTCATGATGATAGTAACAAAACCGCAGCAGCAAGCACTGCCGCCATTACCACTTTGCAAAATGAGTTCTCGTTGTTCTTGGACGAGAAGAAAAAGAGGGATCCGAAAACAACGACGACAACTTTGTTGTTGTCGGAAAAACAACGGAACTGGATCAGTGAACTTGCTGAGAAggagaagaagtggttgcaggaGAATAATAACAACAGAGAAAGCATGAATGATGATGAGATTGATGAAGGTGCAGAGAGTGATTCAAGTTCTGATCTGTTTGAGTTGCAGAACTATGATTTGGGTTACTATTCAAGTAGCGGTTTACCTGTTTATGAAACCACCAACATGGATAGCATCAAGAGAGCTGCACCAATTTCCAATGGACCTCTTTAA